Sequence from the Nocardia brasiliensis genome:
CGTCCACCTGCGTACCCCACGGCGAATAGGGGCAGCGGGCGGGGATCAGCGTCGCGGTCGGGTCGGCGAGCAGCGGGTTCGCGCCGGTCTCGGCGGGACCGGTCGAACCGTCGGGCGCGAAGGTGAGGCTCGGGGTGACCGTCGACGGGCTGCTGTCGTTGCGACCCACCGAGATCGCGTTGCGCACCAGGCCACCCACCACCAGGAACACCACGACGACAAGCAGCGCGACCCACGCGCCGCTGCCACCGGAACGGCGGCGCGGCGGGTACGGGGGACGACCGGGCGGGCCGTAGGGCATCGGCGGCGGCGCGGGGGTGCGATAGCCGGGTGGCGGCGCGTAGCCGGGCGGCGCCGAATAGCCCGGTGGCGGACCGTATCCCGGTGGGACCTGGCCGGGCGGTGCGCCGTAGCCGGGCGGGGGGCCATAGCCAGGGGGCGGACCGTAGCCGGGGGGTGGGCGGTGACCGGGCGGCGGCTGACCATGCCCCGGCGGTGGACCGTAGCCGGGCGGGGGCGGTACCGGTCGCCCACCAGGCGGAACCGGCCCGTATCCGTACGGTGGTTGTGTCACGCCCCCGTACCCCCTCGTCTCAGTGATCGCCGACAGCCGATGACGCAGAATAGCAAGCTGTCTAAAGTAGGCAGCCATGCTGACTTTTCGGGGGGCCGCCGTAGGCGCGCTGCTACTCGCGTCCGCGGGATTGTTCGCGACGGCTCCGGCAGCTCACCCGCAGCCCGCGCCGGCCGGTGTGGCCATCACCGCCGACCTGAAGCTCAACCGCGAGGGCGTGCTCGAGGTGGTCGAGCAGGTCGAGGTGCCGCAGGACGGGTCGTTCCAGATGTCGCTGCCACTGCGGCTGCAGGTCGGCGACGACGTCGAGCGCCGCTTCAAGGTCACCGACGTCGACACCAAGGGCGCGGGCACCGCGACGGTCGCCAACGACCAGTTCACCCTCGAGGCCAAGCCCGGCACGTCGACCTTCACCTACTCGGTGCACAACCTGGTCAGCGACGCGCCGGGCAGCCAGGTGTTCAACTGGATCGGTGTGGTCCGCAGCGACATCGCCTCGATCAGCGCCACGTTGATCAGTCCCAGCTTCGAGATGGGCATCGTGGACTGCAAACTCGGCCCGCCCGGCAGCACCAGGGCCTGCGCCGACGTGAAGACCGAGGTCGACGGCGTGCTCTATCTGGAGCAGACCGACCTGCGCAAGGGCGACGCGATCGACCTGACCCTGCAGTTGCCGCCCGGCACGGTGCCGAGCAATGCCGACGTGCGCGACGACAGCGCCGCGGGCCCGTTCGCGCTCACCGCGCCGGTGCTCGTCGCGTTCGGCGTGTTGTTGCTCGTGCTGATCGGTCTGGCCGTCTTCGTGTTGCGGGCGCGGCGCCAGGACGCCGCGGCGGGCACGGGTGCGCAGACCCTCGATCCGCTGCTGCGCGAGGGCGAGCGGGTGCAGTTCGTCTCGCCCGACGGCGTATTGCCCGGCGAGGCCGGGCTGCTGCTCGACGAGCATGTCGACCCGGTCGATATCGCCGCGACGGTGGTCGATCTCGCGGTGCGCCGCTACCTCCGGGTGGCTCCGCTCAGCGAAACCGACTGGCGGATCTCCCGGGTCAATACCCCCGATGACCAGCTGCGCGAGTACGAGAAGGCGGTCTATCTCGCGCTGCTGCCCGAGGGCGCCGACGCGGTCACGATGACCGAGCTGCGCGCACCCGGCCGGGTGCAGTCGGCGCCGGTGCGCACCGCACTGCTCGACGACGCGGTCGCCCGCGGCACCTTCGCCGACCGGCGGCGCCTCGGCCTGGCCGGTTGGCTCGGTGGCGCGCTGATCGTCACGGGTATCGCCGCCACCATCGGGCTCGCGATCACCGCCGGGCACGCGCTGGTCGGCGTGGCGATCGCGCTCGCCGGGGTCGCGACGGTGCTGCTGCCGAAGTACCTGCCGGTGCGCACGGCGCACGGTCTGGCACTGTCGGGCCAGATCCGCGCGCTGCAGCGCGGGCTGGAAGCGACTCGGCGCGAACAGGTTCCGCCGATCGATCAGGAGACGGTGTTCTCCCGCGCGCTGCCGTTCATGGTGATCGGCAGCCGCGCCGACAACTGGATCCGCGCCTTCCGCGACCTGAATCCGTCCGCGGACTCCCAGCCGGGGCTCTACTGGTTCGGCGGCTTCGAACGTGACCGCAATCTGCAACGGTTCGCCGGCCACTTCCCGTTCTTCATCACCGCGCTGGAAGGGCTGTTCGCGCCGGAACGCTGAGCGCACCGGCCTTTTCCCGCACCCGATCCGGCGGACGGCATCGGGTGCGGGACAGCGATCGGCGTCCCGCGCAAATCCTCAGTCGGCGAGCGTGGTTCGCCGGATCGCCGCCAGCGGATCCGCGTAGAGCACGCTCAGCGAGGTGACCACGGCGGCGAATTCCTGCACCTTGCCGCCGAATCCGCTGATCCGGATGTCGGTCGGCGGCAGGCTGGAGCCCTGGTTGAAGGCGCGGGCCACGTGCGCGACGGCGGGCCGGTAACCGGTGAAGGCCTGACCACCGAGAATCACCCGGTCCGGGTTGAGCATGTCGCGCACCATGGCCACGGTGTTGCCAAGGATGGTGGCGCGCTCGGCGAGCAGCTCGCGCGCGGGCTCGGAACCTGCCTCGGCGGCCCGGTACAGGTCGGCGATGGTCGAGCCCGCGGTTCCGTTGTGCGCGGGGATGATTCCGCGCCCGACGGCCCGTGAGTGCAGCGCGCGATCGCCGACGGTGACCTCGAGGCAGCCGCGCCTGCCGCAGGTGCATTCGACATCGGAGCCGGTCGGCAAGTGCGCGATCGAGCCGGGACCGTTGCTCGGGGTGTGTACGCGACCATCCAAAGTCACTGCGACACCGGCGGTTTCCCGGACATAGAAGTAGAGGCTGCTGCCGCGCTCGGGGCCCGCGGCACGACCGGACCCCGCGTCGCGCGATTCGATGGTGGGCAGCAACAACTCCGAGGCCGCCATCGCCTCGACGTGCGGCGCCACCGACACCGGCAGTTCGAGCACCTCGCCGAGCACGGCACCGATCTGCGCGCCCTGCCATTCCAGCTTAGGGTGGTCGACCACACCGGTGACCGGGTCGACCCGGCCGCCGATGGCGACGCCCGCCCACAGCGGCTTGCGGCGATGCCACCGCTGCAGGAAGGCCTTGGCGCTGCGGGCCACCGTGGTGGTGGCGAATTCCTGACCGGTCTGCGGGGTGGCGATGGCGAGCCCGCCGAGGATGCGGCCGCGCAGATCGGCCGCCACGATCTTGGTCACCGCGGCGCCGATGTGCACGCCGAGGGTGAGATACGCCTCGTGATCGATCTCGAAGGGCACCCGGGGCCGGCCGACCGCGCCGGAGGCGGTCAGATCGGGCCGTTCGCGCAGCAGGCCGGCGGCGAGCAGCGCGGACACCTGACGGTTGACCGTCGCGATGCTCAAACCTGTTGTGCGCGCGGCATTGTCGCGGGAAACGGGACCGCCGGTCGCGGCCCGGAGTACCGCGGCCGCCGGGTTGTCACCGAGGCGCAGTTCGGGCGCGACGACGGGGCGCTGGATTCGAACACGACCGTTGGTGACCCTGGCGGTCGAGCGTTCGAGGGTAGGGAGGGACATAGTGCGGATTCCTTGCCGAGGTCCCGCGGCGAAGCGGGATGTGCCTACGTGGGCGACTGGGCAGTAAGCAGGCCGAAAAGGCCGCTCAGCTGCAGCAAGGGCGACAACACAGTTCGCGCGTCAAGGGCAGCCGGAGCCCGAGCGCGGCGGTCACATAGGTGACCCGCAGTGCGGTCGGTCGGCTGGCAGACATGTAAAAGAAATTAACACCGCGCACCACGACTCACCAAGCCTCAAACCGCCGTTGTGTTCTCCCACACACCGTTTTCGCAGGTCACATCGGTGCATCGCACAGTAGGGGTCGGCGTCGGTTGTCCGATACGAACAAACCCCGCTCAGCACGGGGCGGCTGGGTGGGGTCTGCGCGAAGGGGCTGTGGACTACTTCGGCGGGGCCACGAACGGCTGATTGATCGTGGTGAAGTACTGGATGGCCGCGCCGACGGCGACCGGAGCGGTCACGAAGATCTGTCCGGCGACCGTGCCGAGAGCGCCGACGGCGATGACGCCGCCGAGGCAGCCGATGGCGGCGGCGGGAATGAAGGGGCCGAACAGGCCGACGATGGTGGCCGAGGCCGCGGTGGCGCCGAGAATGCCGCCGAGCACGCAGCCGACGGCCGCGCCGCCGAGACCGCCGACGAGCGTGCCGATGGTGGCGCCGGCACTGATGGTGCTGGTCAGCCTGCTCCACGCGGCCTGTTCCCGGTCATATTCGGTCTTCCACGGCGCCTTGTCCTCGAACGGCAGGGCCACCGGCTTGTAGACGGCGTGCGCCTCGTCGATCTGCGGGGTGAGCGTCGCGGTGCGCTGCGAGATCTGGGCGGCGATCGGGAACTCGAAGTCGTCGATGCGCAGCGTCAGCGGGGTGGCGGCGACGGTGGTGCCATCGGCGGCCTTGACCTTGAAGGCCCCGTCCTCGACCACGAGCGAGCCGGCGTCGGTCTCGATGATCGACGACGTGTCGGTGGCACGGGCGGTGAAATTCACCGGCCCCTCGGCGGTTTCGGGCGCGGCGACGGCGGTGCCCGCGGCCACCCCGGTCGCCATGGTCACCAGTGCCGCGACGACGGCCAGCTTCCTCATCCTCATCTACTGCATTCCCTCGATCTCGATGTGCGTTTCAGAGGCAAAGCATCGAGGAGAAACCGCAGGAGAACGAGGAAATAACGCAGGCAGATTCCAACCAGGCGGCCTCAGCCCGCGTCGCGTTGCCCGGCCACCCAAGCCATCAGGTCGGCAGGCGCCGGATCATCGCCGATCAGGTCGACCACCACGTGGCCGACGCAGGCCGCGCGCAGCACCCGATTGGCCACCGCCTCGGTATCGCCCCACGGGATGAACGGTTTGGCGATCAGCAGCGAGGCGATGCCGTGTGCGGCCGCCCACAGGTCGAGCACCACCGGCAGGGTGTCGCCGGGCGCGAACACGCCCGCGTCCATGCAGTCCTGCACGGTCTGCGAAAAGTGTTGGAACGCACCGCTGGTCATCACCTGATCGATCGCGCTGCTCGACTCGGTGGGCAGGGTTGCCAGCCGGTACTGCTCGGGATGTTCGCGGGCGAAGCGGACGTAGGCCAGTCCCTGCTGCTGCATTCGGATGAGCGGTGGGTCGGTGGGATCGGTAGCGGCCACGATCGCGGCGTCCAGATTCTCGAAGACCCGCACGACGACGGCCTCGATGAGCTCGTCCTTGTCGGCGAAGTGCCGGTAGATCGATGGCGCGCTGACCCCGACCCGCTGGCCGATGGCCCGGATCGATACCGCGTCCGCGTGGCCGGTGCGGCTCAGCAATTCCGTTGCAGCGTCCAGGATCTCGGTGCGCAGCTGGGCGCCGGTACCGCGAGCCGAACGGGATCGGCCTGCACCGATCATTTGCGCCCGGCCAGCACGGGTTCGGCCGGGCCGGGATCGCTTTGCTCGCGTAGGCCGATCCGGGCGTGCAGCCGGGCCAGCGGCTTGGGCGCCCACCAGTTCGCGGTGCCCATCAGCTTCATCAGCGCGGGCGCGAGCATGGTGCGGATCAGGGTGGCGTCGGCGAGCACGGTCAAGGTCAGGCCGAGGCCCATCAACTGGATGAACGACACCTTCGAGGTGACCATCGCGCTCATCACGATGGCCATGAGAAGCGCTGCGGCCGTGTAGATCCGGCCGGTGCGCGCGATGCCGACCGCGAGCGCGTGCACGTTGTCCTTCGCGGTGCGCACGACGACGCCGTCGACGACCCGGCCGGTGGCCAGCCACTCCTCCCGGATCCGGGACAGCAGGAACACCTCGTAGTCCATCGACATGCCGAAGGCGAGGCAGAACATCAGAATCGGGGTCGTCGGCGTCAGATAGCCCACCGCGGTGAAACCGAGTAGCTCCGAAAGATGCCCGTCCTGGAAGATCCAGACCATCGCGCCGAACGCGGCGGCCAGCGAAAGCGTATTCAGGGCAAGGGCTTTCAGCGGCAGTAGCACGCTACCGGTGAACAGGAACAGCACGACGAAGGTGGCCAGCGCGATGAGGATGACCGCGGGCACCATCCGTTTGGTCAGCGAGTCGAGCGCGTCGGCGTTCACCGCGGCGGCGCCGCCGAACAGGGTCGGCCCGGGGGCGGGCACGTCACGCAGTTCGAGCAACTGCGCCTTGCCCGCCGGGGAGAACGGGTCCGGTCGGGTCGCGACGCTCAGGTATTCGCCGGTGGCGTTGGCCATTCCGGGCGGGCCCGCTGCCACGCGCGCGCCCTTGATGTAGATGCCCGCACTGGACAGCACCGCCGAGACGCCGTCCACCCGCGACAAGCCGGTGGCGTACGCGCCGATCGGCTCTGGCCCGCCGTGGAATCCGTCCAATACGATGGTGGTGTTGTTGCCGGAGTTGGCCGCCGGGAATTCCGCCCGCAGCACATCGCCGACCTGACGGCTCGGTGCCGAGGTCGGCAGCACCCGGTCGTCGGGGTAGCCGAATTTCACCGAAAGGAACGGTGATCCGAGCGCGAGGAACAGTGCGACCAGCAGCACGGCCACCGGCACCGAATGCCGGGTCACCCAGGTCACCGTGCGGTACCACAGGCTCTGTTGCGGGTCTTGGGCGTGCAGCGGGTCGGGTGCGGACCGACCGAACATGCGGCGCAACGGGATTCGAATGTCCAGCGCGTTCACCCGATGGCCGAGCAGCACGAGCGCGGCGGGCAGGATCACGATGGCCGCGGCCGCGGCGGCGGCGACCACCGCGACACCGGCATAGGCGAACGAGCGCAGGAAGTAGATGTCGAAGATGCTCAGTACGGACAGCGAAAGCGCCACGGTCAGCGCGGAATACAGCACCGTGCGGCCCGCGGTCCGCACCGCTCGGATGGTGGCGGGGATCGGGTCGAGGCCGTTGGCGAGTTCTTCGCGGTACCGGCTGACGATGAACAGGCTGTAGTCGATCGCCAACGCCAGGCCCATCGCGGTGGTCATGTTCAGCGCGTAGATGGAGACATCGGTGAACAGCGTGCACATCCGCAGGATGGCCAGGGTGGTGAGGATCGCGAAGATGCCGACCGCCAGCGGCAGCCCGGCGGCGATCACGCTGCCGAACACCAGCACCAGCACGATCAGCGAGATCGGGATCGCCACCCCCTCCGCCACGGCGAGGTCGTGGGTGATCTGCTTGTTCACATCGTGGAAGACCGACGCGATGCCGCTCTGCCGGACCGTGATGCCGTCGGTGCTGCCCGCGAGTTGTTCGGTGAGTTCGCCCGCGGTGCGCTGGGCCTCGGTGTCGTCGCCGGTCAGGTAGGCGAGCACGAGCGCTTCCTTGCCGCTGGTGCTGCGCAGCGCGGAGCCCACCGCGGGTGGCGCGGTCCAATACGACTGCACGCCTCTGACATCGGGACGGGCCCGCAGCGTGTCCACCAGCCGGGTGCCGACCGCACGGGTGACCGGTGCGTCGGCGCCCGCGTCGGAGCTGACCAGCAGGATGTAGTTCGGCGCGGCGCCGTCGAAGTTGTCCGCGAGCAGGCGGGTGACCTCGGAGGAGTCGGCGTCGGGCGAGGTGAAGCCCGCCGACTTCAGGTGCGCGGGCGCGGTCGCGCCGAACGCGCCGCAGGCGATCGCGAGCGCGGCCGCCGCGATCAGGATGGCGCGCGGATATCGAGTGACCAGCTGTGCGATCCGGACCAGCATGCGCGGCTCCCTTGCTCGGCGCAGTGAGCTAACGGCGTTAGCGTAACGCCGTTAGCCGCGCGTCGATAGAGCCTGCGTGCCGCAGATCAGTGATCCCGGTCACCCGCGTTGCCGTGGCCGAAGTGGCCACCCTCGCCGAACCGGCGCGGCGCGTGACCGTGCACGCCCTCGGCGTAGGCGGTCTCGGCGTGCAGCGCGAAGTCGATGCCCGCCGTCTCGTCCTCTTTGCTCACCCGGAAGCCCATGACCCGGTCGATCAGCTTGCCGAGCGCGAAGCTCACCAGGAAGGCGTAGGCCGCGACCGCGAGCACGCCGACCAGTTGCTTGCCGAGCTGGGCGAGGCCGCCGCCAAAGAAGAGCCCGTCGACGCCGCCGGTCATCACCTGGGTGGCGAGCAGGCCGATCAGCACCGTGCCCACGACGCCGCCGACGAAGTGCACGCCCACCACGTCGAGCGAATCGTCATAGCCCGCCTTGAATTTCCAGCCGACCGCGAACGAGCACAGCACGCCCGCCGCGAGCCCGACGAGCAACGCGCCGAGCGTGTTCACCGACCCGCAGGACGGGGTGATCGCGACCAGGCCTGCCACCACGCCGGAGGCCGCGCCGAAGGTCGTCGGCCTGCCGTCGCGCACCTGCTCGACCGCGAGCCAGCCGAGCATGCCCAGGCAGCCGGCCACCAGCGTGTTCAAGAAGACCGCTGCCGCAATCCCGTTCGCGGACAACGCGGACCCGGCGTTGAAGCCGAACCAGCCGAACCAGAGCAGGCCGGCGCCGAGCAGGACGAAGGGCAGGTTGTGCGGGCGCATCGCGTCGATCTTGAAGCCGACGCGCGGGCCGAGCACCAGGGCGAGCGCGAGTGCCGAAGCGCCGGAAGCGATTTCGACGACCAACCCGCCCGCGTAGTCCAGCGCGCCGAACGAGGCCAGCCAGCCGTCGGGCCCCCACACCCAGTGCGCGATCGGCGCGTACACCGCCAGCGCCCACACCGGCACGAAGACCATCCACGCGGCGAACTTCGCCCGATCCGCGATCGCGCCGCTGACCAGTGCCGCGGTCAGGATCGCGAAGGTCAGTTGGAAGGTGGCGAACAGCAGCTCCGGCACCGCGCCGTGCACGGTGCCCGGATCGATGTTCGCCATCGCGAAGTGGTCCAGGTCGCCGATCAGGCCGCCGCCCGCGTCGTCGCTGAACACCATGCTGTAGCCGAACAGCAGCCAGGCCACGGTGACCAGCGGGATCGCGATGAAGTTCATCATCAGCATGTTGAGCACGCCGGTAGAGCGCACC
This genomic interval carries:
- a CDS encoding DUF2207 family protein, whose amino-acid sequence is MLTFRGAAVGALLLASAGLFATAPAAHPQPAPAGVAITADLKLNREGVLEVVEQVEVPQDGSFQMSLPLRLQVGDDVERRFKVTDVDTKGAGTATVANDQFTLEAKPGTSTFTYSVHNLVSDAPGSQVFNWIGVVRSDIASISATLISPSFEMGIVDCKLGPPGSTRACADVKTEVDGVLYLEQTDLRKGDAIDLTLQLPPGTVPSNADVRDDSAAGPFALTAPVLVAFGVLLLVLIGLAVFVLRARRQDAAAGTGAQTLDPLLREGERVQFVSPDGVLPGEAGLLLDEHVDPVDIAATVVDLAVRRYLRVAPLSETDWRISRVNTPDDQLREYEKAVYLALLPEGADAVTMTELRAPGRVQSAPVRTALLDDAVARGTFADRRRLGLAGWLGGALIVTGIAATIGLAITAGHALVGVAIALAGVATVLLPKYLPVRTAHGLALSGQIRALQRGLEATRREQVPPIDQETVFSRALPFMVIGSRADNWIRAFRDLNPSADSQPGLYWFGGFERDRNLQRFAGHFPFFITALEGLFAPER
- a CDS encoding ROK family transcriptional regulator, whose product is MSLPTLERSTARVTNGRVRIQRPVVAPELRLGDNPAAAVLRAATGGPVSRDNAARTTGLSIATVNRQVSALLAAGLLRERPDLTASGAVGRPRVPFEIDHEAYLTLGVHIGAAVTKIVAADLRGRILGGLAIATPQTGQEFATTTVARSAKAFLQRWHRRKPLWAGVAIGGRVDPVTGVVDHPKLEWQGAQIGAVLGEVLELPVSVAPHVEAMAASELLLPTIESRDAGSGRAAGPERGSSLYFYVRETAGVAVTLDGRVHTPSNGPGSIAHLPTGSDVECTCGRRGCLEVTVGDRALHSRAVGRGIIPAHNGTAGSTIADLYRAAEAGSEPARELLAERATILGNTVAMVRDMLNPDRVILGGQAFTGYRPAVAHVARAFNQGSSLPPTDIRISGFGGKVQEFAAVVTSLSVLYADPLAAIRRTTLAD
- a CDS encoding TetR/AcrR family transcriptional regulator — protein: MIGAGRSRSARGTGAQLRTEILDAATELLSRTGHADAVSIRAIGQRVGVSAPSIYRHFADKDELIEAVVVRVFENLDAAIVAATDPTDPPLIRMQQQGLAYVRFAREHPEQYRLATLPTESSSAIDQVMTSGAFQHFSQTVQDCMDAGVFAPGDTLPVVLDLWAAAHGIASLLIAKPFIPWGDTEAVANRVLRAACVGHVVVDLIGDDPAPADLMAWVAGQRDAG
- a CDS encoding MMPL family transporter; this encodes MLVRIAQLVTRYPRAILIAAAALAIACGAFGATAPAHLKSAGFTSPDADSSEVTRLLADNFDGAAPNYILLVSSDAGADAPVTRAVGTRLVDTLRARPDVRGVQSYWTAPPAVGSALRSTSGKEALVLAYLTGDDTEAQRTAGELTEQLAGSTDGITVRQSGIASVFHDVNKQITHDLAVAEGVAIPISLIVLVLVFGSVIAAGLPLAVGIFAILTTLAILRMCTLFTDVSIYALNMTTAMGLALAIDYSLFIVSRYREELANGLDPIPATIRAVRTAGRTVLYSALTVALSLSVLSIFDIYFLRSFAYAGVAVVAAAAAAAIVILPAALVLLGHRVNALDIRIPLRRMFGRSAPDPLHAQDPQQSLWYRTVTWVTRHSVPVAVLLVALFLALGSPFLSVKFGYPDDRVLPTSAPSRQVGDVLRAEFPAANSGNNTTIVLDGFHGGPEPIGAYATGLSRVDGVSAVLSSAGIYIKGARVAAGPPGMANATGEYLSVATRPDPFSPAGKAQLLELRDVPAPGPTLFGGAAAVNADALDSLTKRMVPAVILIALATFVVLFLFTGSVLLPLKALALNTLSLAAAFGAMVWIFQDGHLSELLGFTAVGYLTPTTPILMFCLAFGMSMDYEVFLLSRIREEWLATGRVVDGVVVRTAKDNVHALAVGIARTGRIYTAAALLMAIVMSAMVTSKVSFIQLMGLGLTLTVLADATLIRTMLAPALMKLMGTANWWAPKPLARLHARIGLREQSDPGPAEPVLAGRK
- a CDS encoding ammonium transporter, whose amino-acid sequence is MPTPLDPAATAWLLVSTALVLLMTPALALFYGGMVRSTGVLNMLMMNFIAIPLVTVAWLLFGYSMVFSDDAGGGLIGDLDHFAMANIDPGTVHGAVPELLFATFQLTFAILTAALVSGAIADRAKFAAWMVFVPVWALAVYAPIAHWVWGPDGWLASFGALDYAGGLVVEIASGASALALALVLGPRVGFKIDAMRPHNLPFVLLGAGLLWFGWFGFNAGSALSANGIAAAVFLNTLVAGCLGMLGWLAVEQVRDGRPTTFGAASGVVAGLVAITPSCGSVNTLGALLVGLAAGVLCSFAVGWKFKAGYDDSLDVVGVHFVGGVVGTVLIGLLATQVMTGGVDGLFFGGGLAQLGKQLVGVLAVAAYAFLVSFALGKLIDRVMGFRVSKEDETAGIDFALHAETAYAEGVHGHAPRRFGEGGHFGHGNAGDRDH